In a genomic window of Gemmatimonadota bacterium:
- a CDS encoding PCP reductase family protein yields MKFLCVDCDSVMDFAERQLPGDGTMAAVFRCGRCEREVAMLTNPMETRLVSGLGVKVGGKAIPDQPMELVRSSMADGREDAFVDRDGPAGGSDPAGAEPTRRPGPVTWSPQARERLENVPSFVRGMVKRIYTEWAWEQGVAEMTPEIMDRARTELGLEGM; encoded by the coding sequence ATGAAGTTCCTGTGCGTGGACTGCGACAGCGTCATGGACTTCGCGGAGCGTCAGCTTCCGGGAGACGGCACGATGGCGGCGGTGTTCCGGTGCGGACGCTGCGAGCGGGAGGTCGCCATGCTCACGAACCCCATGGAGACGCGCCTCGTGTCCGGGCTCGGCGTGAAGGTGGGGGGCAAGGCGATCCCCGATCAGCCCATGGAGCTCGTGCGCAGCAGCATGGCGGACGGCCGCGAGGACGCCTTCGTCGACCGGGACGGCCCCGCTGGCGGGAGCGATCCAGCCGGCGCCGAGCCGACACGGCGGCCCGGACCGGTCACCTGGAGCCCGCAGGCGCGCGAGCGACTGGAGAACGTGCCCTCGTTCGTGCGCGGCATGGTCAAGCGCATCTACACGGAGTGGGCCTGGGAGCAGGGCGTCGCGGAGATGACCCCCGAGATCATGGACCGCGCGCGCACGGAGTTGGGTCTGGAGGGGATGTGA
- a CDS encoding asparaginase domain-containing protein, whose product MSGAGHGSPPVRVLVTGGTFDKEYDELRGALYFKGTHLPDMLARARSRLDVAVETLMMIDSLEMTDSDRNRVAAAVRDCPEKHVVVTHGTDTMVDTARVIAEAAPDKTVVLTGAMIPWAFGSSDGLFNLGSALSFAQVLAPGAYVAMNGRFFAWDRVRKNAEKGVFEEM is encoded by the coding sequence TTGAGCGGCGCAGGCCATGGGTCGCCGCCGGTCCGGGTGCTCGTGACCGGCGGGACCTTCGACAAGGAGTACGACGAGTTGCGGGGCGCGCTCTACTTCAAGGGCACGCACCTGCCGGACATGCTGGCGCGCGCGCGCAGTCGGCTGGACGTGGCGGTCGAGACCCTGATGATGATCGACAGCCTCGAAATGACCGACTCGGATCGGAATCGGGTCGCCGCCGCCGTGCGGGACTGTCCGGAGAAGCATGTGGTGGTCACGCACGGCACGGACACGATGGTCGATACCGCGCGCGTCATCGCCGAAGCCGCGCCGGACAAGACGGTCGTTCTGACGGGGGCGATGATCCCCTGGGCGTTCGGCTCCTCGGACGGGCTGTTCAACCTGGGATCGGCGCTGTCCTTCGCGCAGGTGCTTGCGCCCGGAGCCTACGTGGCCATGAACGGCCGCTTCTTCGCCTGGGACCGCGTGCGCAAGAACGCCGAGAAGGGCGTGTTCGAGGAAATGTAG
- a CDS encoding universal stress protein: protein MSALYREVLVPVDNSRESDIAVDRAIEVCRSSDGRITGTHVYAARLHDVRFRQLEVGLPAQFQEPAEIKRQRKIHDKLIEKGLQLISDSFLDQVDARCKAAGVPLTRQLLEGINYEEIAKEANRGQGRLPSLIGFDPNIADKYDGGERARSDVLMGADGKLVAEEEEQDDKVAGSSERDYDLVVMGAHGLGRQHFSQLGGVVGRSLRGIEKDVLVVRDDRALEGGSFMVCVDGSAYGYKGMRVALELARLYGAKLYVCSAFDVEYHHVVFNNIKDVLSVQASKVFKFEEQEELHNNIIDKGLLRLCQANVRRAQVMAEEYPDVEVETQILIGKPFQVVLQWAEEVEPSLLVLARHGSHRIDGTELGSQAENLVRLAPTNVLLIGTTDVRPEEIPWIEEDGEKGLEWAPEAEVRILRVPPFALGIARKAVEEFVLEHHGPGSIYAAAFVDEGFGKLAADNGSGAIANGHDIPMQVTAGPHGPVAAPSKEDLPVVTGERLDEAIRKLLPTHMQLIMGIGTAEELALAEVKAEQAMKRTVVEGHDADGLDEAPPVEAKCPYTGAIQQRQRDERDAIVWTAEAFGRLRQVPLIARPLARNTVEKFARGHGHWRVTTPIMDDNKQAMIEADEFDLDTMLVMFKELQTKQLKAAAEGVDGLSEEMRAFIEEAKASGVTRCPIRDIEAQADKCPVDFKLASPEEARRAMEMFVTEGGGVEEGEKA, encoded by the coding sequence ATGTCTGCCCTCTACCGAGAAGTCCTGGTACCCGTAGACAATTCGCGAGAATCGGATATCGCGGTGGACCGCGCCATCGAGGTCTGCCGCAGCTCCGACGGCCGCATCACGGGTACTCACGTCTACGCCGCCCGGCTGCACGACGTGCGGTTTCGCCAGCTCGAGGTCGGCCTCCCCGCGCAGTTCCAGGAGCCGGCCGAGATCAAGCGGCAGCGCAAGATCCACGACAAGCTGATCGAGAAAGGGCTGCAGCTCATCTCGGACAGCTTCCTGGACCAGGTCGACGCGCGCTGCAAGGCGGCGGGCGTACCGCTCACCCGCCAGCTCCTGGAGGGTATCAACTACGAGGAGATCGCCAAGGAGGCGAACCGCGGCCAGGGTCGCCTTCCCTCCCTGATCGGCTTCGATCCGAACATCGCCGACAAGTACGACGGCGGAGAGCGCGCACGTTCCGATGTGCTGATGGGCGCGGATGGCAAGCTGGTGGCCGAGGAGGAAGAGCAGGACGACAAGGTGGCCGGGTCCAGCGAGCGCGACTACGACCTGGTGGTCATGGGCGCGCACGGACTCGGCCGGCAGCACTTCAGCCAGCTCGGCGGGGTGGTCGGACGATCGCTGCGTGGCATCGAAAAAGACGTGCTGGTGGTGCGCGACGATCGCGCGCTGGAGGGCGGCTCGTTCATGGTCTGCGTGGACGGCTCCGCGTACGGCTACAAGGGCATGAGGGTGGCGCTCGAGCTCGCCCGCCTGTACGGCGCCAAGCTGTACGTGTGCAGCGCGTTCGACGTGGAATACCACCACGTGGTCTTCAACAACATCAAGGACGTGCTGTCCGTCCAAGCGTCCAAGGTCTTCAAGTTCGAGGAGCAGGAAGAGCTCCACAACAACATCATCGACAAGGGCCTGCTCAGGCTCTGCCAGGCCAACGTCAGGCGCGCCCAGGTGATGGCCGAGGAGTACCCCGACGTCGAGGTCGAGACCCAGATCCTGATCGGCAAGCCGTTCCAGGTCGTGCTGCAGTGGGCGGAGGAGGTGGAGCCGTCGTTGCTGGTTCTGGCCCGCCATGGCTCGCACCGGATCGACGGCACGGAGCTGGGCTCGCAGGCGGAAAACCTGGTGCGCCTCGCCCCCACCAACGTGCTCCTCATCGGCACCACGGACGTGCGGCCCGAGGAAATCCCCTGGATCGAAGAGGACGGCGAAAAGGGGCTCGAGTGGGCTCCCGAGGCGGAGGTCAGGATCCTTCGGGTGCCGCCCTTCGCGCTCGGCATCGCGCGCAAGGCGGTGGAGGAATTCGTCCTGGAGCACCACGGCCCGGGCAGCATCTACGCCGCGGCGTTCGTCGACGAAGGCTTCGGCAAGCTGGCCGCGGACAACGGCAGCGGCGCCATCGCCAACGGTCACGACATCCCCATGCAGGTCACGGCCGGGCCGCATGGCCCCGTGGCCGCGCCGTCGAAGGAGGACCTGCCCGTCGTCACCGGCGAGCGATTGGACGAGGCGATTCGCAAGCTGCTGCCCACGCACATGCAGCTCATCATGGGCATCGGCACGGCGGAGGAGCTGGCGCTCGCCGAGGTCAAGGCCGAGCAGGCCATGAAGCGGACGGTCGTCGAAGGACACGACGCGGACGGCCTGGACGAGGCGCCGCCGGTCGAGGCCAAGTGCCCCTACACCGGCGCCATCCAGCAGCGCCAGCGCGACGAGCGCGACGCCATCGTGTGGACCGCCGAAGCCTTCGGGCGGCTGCGTCAGGTGCCGCTCATCGCCCGGCCGCTGGCCCGCAACACGGTGGAGAAGTTCGCCCGCGGGCACGGCCACTGGCGCGTTACCACGCCCATCATGGACGATAACAAGCAGGCCATGATCGAGGCGGACGAATTCGACCTGGACACCATGCTGGTGATGTTCAAGGAGCTGCAGACCAAGCAGCTCAAGGCGGCGGCCGAGGGCGTGGACGGGCTCAGCGAGGAGATGCGCGCGTTCATCGAAGAGGCCAAGGCGAGCGGCGTCACGCGCTGCCCGATCCGGGACATCGAGGCGCAGGCCGACAAGTGCCCGGTGGATTTCAAGTTGGCGTCGCCGGAGGAAGCCAGGCGCGCGATGGAGATGTTCGTGACTGAGGGGGGCGGGGTGGAAGAAGGGGAAAAGGCTTGA
- a CDS encoding radical SAM protein translates to MGRLPVLDLPTGRDTGSDGLLPWTGQSVASAPEAHARRAGHLPHVVAWNLTRRCNLACSHCYIAAGSWHTEDAELDTAEVFRITDEILAVNPAPMFVLSGGEPLLRPDLEDIARQAARGGATVVVGTNGTLLTEERIAGLKDAGVRGVAISVDSLDARYHDRFRHGGGALEDTLAAVGRLREAELDFIVQTSLTAGNRAEIGRIAQWAADAGAVSFNLYFLVATGRGERMRGLTPEENEAVLLDVVELERRYRGRMMVRTKCQPQLMRHVTEGDPDSPLLGYETRCPCGIHYCRITPEGKLTPCPYAPVVAGDLRSESFADVWFGSPALNALRGGELGGKCGACEYRRVCGGCRARALADTGDLLGADESCAYEPTGEAAVVEPERTITYGASFEGELPWDEDARERIARAPSFVRGVVSQRVESFARARGHTRVTTEVMDEVRRSMPVDFSKRMPFFMRGDR, encoded by the coding sequence ATGGGACGTCTCCCCGTGCTGGACCTCCCCACCGGGAGAGACACCGGCTCAGACGGACTGCTTCCCTGGACCGGGCAGAGCGTCGCGTCCGCGCCGGAGGCCCATGCGCGGCGGGCGGGGCACCTTCCGCACGTCGTCGCCTGGAATCTCACCCGCCGCTGCAACCTCGCCTGCTCTCACTGCTACATCGCCGCCGGCTCCTGGCATACCGAAGACGCGGAGCTGGACACCGCCGAGGTGTTCCGCATCACCGACGAGATCCTCGCGGTGAACCCGGCTCCGATGTTCGTGCTGAGCGGCGGCGAGCCGCTGCTGCGGCCCGACCTGGAGGACATCGCCCGGCAGGCGGCGCGCGGCGGCGCCACGGTCGTCGTGGGCACCAACGGCACGCTGCTGACCGAGGAGCGCATCGCGGGGCTCAAGGACGCGGGCGTGCGCGGGGTGGCGATCAGCGTGGACTCGCTCGACGCCCGTTACCACGACCGCTTCCGGCACGGAGGTGGGGCGCTGGAGGACACGCTCGCCGCCGTAGGACGGCTGCGCGAGGCCGAGCTGGACTTCATCGTCCAGACCTCGCTGACCGCCGGCAATCGCGCAGAGATCGGCCGGATCGCGCAGTGGGCCGCCGACGCGGGGGCGGTGAGCTTCAACCTGTACTTCCTGGTGGCGACCGGGCGCGGCGAGCGCATGCGCGGCCTCACCCCGGAGGAGAACGAGGCCGTCCTGCTGGACGTGGTCGAGCTGGAGCGGCGCTACCGCGGGCGCATGATGGTCCGCACCAAGTGCCAGCCCCAGCTCATGCGACACGTGACGGAGGGTGACCCCGACTCCCCGCTGCTGGGCTACGAGACGCGCTGCCCGTGCGGGATCCACTACTGCCGCATCACGCCGGAAGGGAAGCTCACCCCCTGCCCGTACGCGCCCGTGGTAGCGGGAGACCTGCGCTCCGAGTCGTTCGCCGACGTGTGGTTCGGGTCGCCGGCGCTCAACGCGCTGCGCGGGGGCGAGCTCGGCGGTAAGTGCGGCGCCTGCGAGTACCGGCGGGTGTGCGGCGGCTGCCGCGCCCGGGCGCTTGCGGACACGGGCGACCTGCTCGGTGCCGACGAATCGTGCGCCTACGAGCCCACGGGCGAGGCGGCGGTCGTGGAGCCCGAGCGCACGATCACCTACGGGGCGTCGTTCGAGGGCGAGCTGCCCTGGGATGAGGACGCGCGAGAGCGCATCGCGCGCGCCCCCAGCTTCGTGCGCGGCGTGGTGTCGCAGAGGGTCGAATCTTTCGCGCGCGCGCGTGGCCACACGCGCGTGACCACCGAAGTCATGGACGAGGTGCGACGGTCTATGCCCGTGGATTTCTCGAAGCGGATGCCCTTCTTCATGAGGGGGGACCGATGA
- a CDS encoding cytochrome ubiquinol oxidase subunit I: MIRGGGRWRGWAALLGAMALVAVGVALAEPAWAQTAAPAGREYGDFPIVGGRIVVWVSAQIHLMFAAFVLGVPMFAVVAEAIGMFGGEKRYDRLAKEFTRLLLIAYSATAIWGAILSFALVIIYPRFWTHMMEIFEISVWFYLGLFFLESFTLYLYYYGWERWSTGRAKMAHWGMGILLNVWGTAVMFIADSWLSYMMSPAEGVTADTPPGDIGVWSAIVNPTWMPINIHRIIANVVFGGAIVGAYAAFRFLNASTDEERAHYDWMGYVGNIIAIGALIILPFAGYYLGREIYEYNQQMGITMMGGFMSWLWIIQAFLIGVLFLAGNYYLWVGMQRIPGAERFAPYTKWMLLVLVLGVIVWATPHTMIASRSELAAMGGSHHPFLGVLGVMSAKNTAVNLMILTTFLSFLLYRRANKTPVVPWAKTGTRVQGMVFLVSSAVVLFYGIYGYFVPAVQRIGFSVYQVLAVLITIVVVVAIDFAMGRGAESRGAIRWGQMPPRSQYALFVLAVTFTWLMGLMGFARSGIRQHWHIWEVMRDTSEWAATPALGFAAQVITACVLIFLGLIGFIFWLGGLVEKPVLADVRADAGGAVALAGANADPARGQ; encoded by the coding sequence ATGATCCGAGGCGGTGGCAGGTGGCGTGGCTGGGCGGCGCTGCTCGGGGCTATGGCGCTGGTGGCGGTCGGGGTCGCGCTGGCCGAACCGGCCTGGGCCCAGACGGCCGCGCCTGCGGGCCGCGAGTACGGCGATTTCCCCATCGTCGGCGGCCGCATCGTGGTCTGGGTATCCGCTCAGATCCACCTGATGTTCGCTGCCTTCGTGCTGGGCGTGCCGATGTTCGCCGTGGTCGCCGAAGCCATAGGCATGTTCGGCGGCGAGAAGCGCTACGACAGGCTGGCCAAGGAGTTCACGCGGCTGCTGCTGATCGCCTACAGCGCCACCGCCATCTGGGGCGCCATCCTGAGCTTCGCGCTGGTCATCATCTACCCGCGCTTCTGGACCCACATGATGGAGATCTTCGAGATCTCCGTGTGGTTCTACCTGGGCCTGTTCTTCCTCGAGTCGTTCACGCTGTACCTGTATTACTACGGCTGGGAGCGTTGGAGCACCGGGCGCGCGAAGATGGCGCACTGGGGCATGGGCATCCTGCTCAATGTGTGGGGCACCGCGGTGATGTTCATCGCCGACTCATGGCTGAGCTACATGATGAGCCCCGCCGAGGGCGTCACGGCGGACACGCCGCCGGGCGACATCGGCGTGTGGTCGGCCATCGTCAACCCCACCTGGATGCCGATCAACATCCACCGGATCATCGCGAACGTGGTGTTCGGCGGCGCCATCGTCGGCGCCTACGCAGCCTTCCGCTTCCTGAACGCCAGCACCGACGAGGAGCGCGCGCACTACGACTGGATGGGCTACGTCGGCAACATCATCGCCATCGGCGCGCTGATCATCCTGCCGTTCGCCGGCTACTACCTGGGGCGCGAGATCTACGAGTACAACCAGCAGATGGGCATCACCATGATGGGTGGGTTCATGAGCTGGCTGTGGATCATCCAGGCGTTCCTGATCGGCGTGCTGTTCCTGGCGGGCAACTACTACCTGTGGGTGGGCATGCAGCGCATCCCGGGCGCCGAACGCTTCGCGCCCTACACCAAGTGGATGCTGCTCGTGCTGGTGCTGGGGGTGATCGTGTGGGCGACGCCGCACACCATGATCGCGAGCCGCTCCGAGCTCGCCGCGATGGGCGGGAGCCACCACCCGTTCCTGGGCGTGCTGGGGGTCATGAGCGCCAAGAACACGGCGGTCAACCTCATGATCTTGACCACGTTCTTGTCGTTTCTTCTCTACCGCCGCGCCAACAAGACTCCCGTCGTCCCGTGGGCGAAGACGGGCACCAGGGTGCAGGGCATGGTGTTCCTGGTGTCATCGGCGGTCGTGCTCTTCTACGGGATCTACGGCTACTTCGTCCCCGCGGTGCAGCGCATCGGTTTCAGCGTCTACCAGGTCCTGGCGGTCTTGATCACGATCGTGGTGGTGGTGGCCATCGACTTCGCGATGGGCAGGGGCGCCGAGTCGCGGGGAGCGATCCGCTGGGGCCAGATGCCGCCACGTTCGCAGTACGCCCTGTTCGTGCTGGCCGTGACCTTCACGTGGCTCATGGGGCTCATGGGCTTCGCGCGCAGCGGCATACGCCAGCACTGGCACATCTGGGAGGTGATGCGCGACACGAGCGAGTGGGCCGCCACCCCGGCGCTCGGCTTCGCCGCCCAGGTGATCACCGCC